Proteins encoded in a region of the Tumebacillus sp. BK434 genome:
- a CDS encoding amino acid ABC transporter permease: MDFAGTYQSEFVSFMLKGFLLTLEVAAISIVLSFAVAILIAILRYMKIPVLSQALFLWVEAIRNLPLLLIIVFMYFGLEPFQISLTPKVAVIWALVIFESAMISEIVRSGLNSIDKGQTEAARSSGLTYVQTMRYILLPQALRRMIPPTVSQFISLLKDTSLATVIALPELLHSTSIVYAQHVSYVFPAILFAAFLYFAVNYPLSLVARRLEKRLST; encoded by the coding sequence ATGGACTTTGCCGGAACGTACCAATCTGAATTTGTCAGCTTTATGCTCAAAGGCTTCCTGCTCACGCTGGAAGTGGCTGCGATCTCGATCGTGCTGTCTTTCGCGGTTGCCATCCTGATCGCCATACTGCGCTACATGAAGATCCCCGTGCTTTCACAAGCGCTGTTCCTGTGGGTGGAAGCGATCCGCAATCTGCCGCTCTTGTTGATCATCGTCTTCATGTACTTCGGCCTCGAGCCGTTCCAGATCTCCCTGACGCCGAAAGTCGCCGTGATCTGGGCCTTGGTCATCTTCGAATCGGCGATGATCTCGGAGATCGTGCGCAGCGGACTCAACTCGATCGACAAAGGTCAGACCGAAGCGGCGCGCTCCTCCGGCCTGACCTACGTGCAGACCATGCGCTACATCCTGCTCCCGCAGGCGTTGCGCCGGATGATCCCGCCGACGGTGTCGCAGTTCATCTCGCTGCTCAAAGACACGTCGCTCGCCACCGTGATCGCCTTGCCGGAGCTGTTGCACAGCACGTCGATCGTCTACGCCCAGCACGTCTCCTACGTGTTTCCGGCGATACTCTTTGCCGCCTTCCTCTATTTTGCGGTCAACTACCCGCTTTCGCTGGTGGCGCGCCGTCTGGAAAAACGGCTCAGCACCTGA
- a CDS encoding response regulator, with protein MRYFLIEDDAATRRMLERIVTSEELGVIIGVAACGSQVTIGDVAEADIVLIDLLMPGRDGIETIRALREQGYAGRFVMISQVENKEMVAEAYLSGVDTFIHKPVNRFEVLSVLRRVAEHRQLEQSLTSIRRSLSALDAAQPAVAMQTTVRTFDACASDLLSRLGISGEAGASDLARILHYLRRQESLGHQLAHDLPTLKELYQSVLQSDSPTTCAEQLQREIKAMEQRLRRTILQALGHIASIGLTDYANPTFEHYAPRLFEFQEVRLRMTELEEGERTTKCRLNIKKFISALYAETKAQLEA; from the coding sequence ATGCGCTATTTTCTGATCGAAGATGATGCGGCGACAAGGCGCATGCTGGAGAGGATCGTCACCAGTGAAGAGCTGGGCGTGATCATCGGAGTCGCCGCCTGCGGCTCCCAAGTCACGATCGGCGATGTGGCAGAGGCGGACATCGTGTTGATCGACCTGCTGATGCCCGGCCGCGACGGGATTGAAACGATCCGCGCCCTGCGTGAACAGGGCTATGCCGGACGGTTTGTGATGATCTCGCAGGTCGAAAACAAAGAAATGGTCGCCGAAGCCTACCTGAGCGGCGTCGACACGTTTATCCACAAGCCGGTCAACCGCTTTGAAGTCTTGTCCGTCCTGCGCCGTGTCGCCGAACACCGCCAGTTGGAACAGTCCCTGACCTCGATTCGCCGCTCGCTGTCCGCCCTCGACGCCGCACAGCCGGCCGTCGCCATGCAGACCACCGTCCGCACGTTCGACGCCTGCGCCAGCGACCTGCTCTCCCGGCTCGGCATCTCCGGCGAAGCGGGCGCGTCCGACCTCGCGCGCATCTTACACTATCTGCGCCGCCAGGAGTCGCTCGGACATCAACTCGCCCACGACCTGCCGACACTCAAAGAGCTGTACCAGTCGGTCCTGCAAAGCGACAGCCCAACGACGTGCGCCGAACAGCTGCAGCGCGAGATCAAAGCGATGGAGCAACGGCTGCGGCGAACGATCTTGCAAGCGCTCGGGCATATCGCGTCGATCGGGCTGACCGATTACGCCAACCCGACGTTTGAACACTATGCGCCGCGCCTGTTCGAGTTTCAGGAAGTCAGGCTGCGGATGACGGAGCTCGAAGAAGGCGAGCGGACGACGAAATGCCGCCTGAACATCAAAAAATTTATCTCCGCGCTGTATGCGGAGACGAAAGCACAGCTCGAAGCCTGA
- a CDS encoding S8 family peptidase produces the protein MAKLNKVSGAILAIAMGAALLPAAGVSAAQPEAKPEVQPQAVAGLSDQIIVKFKAGKSDVSAAVASNAGANVKKSLKNGDKVLKVKNGKASEALAKLQADPNVEYAEIDHVMSINVTPNDPSYASQYHLPKIQAPQAWDYQKGSTAVKIAIVDTGVDLTHPDLSGKIIAGYNFVSGNTNANDDQGHGTHCAGIATASTNNSKNGAGVDWNARIMPVKVLNSAGSGYTSDIIDGVYWAADHGANVISMSLGGGAFSSTFQTAINYAWSKGAVIVAAAGNNGNTAVQYPANYSNVLSVAATTSTDAKASFSTYGTWVDIAAPGNAIYSTARGGGMTTMSGTSMATPVVAGVAGLVWARYGTSASPATIVNKINSTADKITGTGSYWINGRVNAYKAVTL, from the coding sequence ATGGCGAAACTGAACAAAGTATCCGGCGCAATCCTGGCGATTGCAATGGGCGCAGCTCTGCTGCCGGCAGCTGGTGTATCGGCTGCACAACCGGAAGCAAAACCGGAAGTACAACCGCAAGCGGTGGCAGGTCTCTCCGACCAGATCATCGTCAAGTTCAAAGCGGGCAAATCGGACGTATCGGCAGCGGTTGCATCGAACGCTGGCGCAAACGTGAAGAAATCCCTGAAGAACGGCGACAAAGTCCTGAAAGTGAAAAACGGCAAAGCTTCGGAAGCGCTGGCAAAACTGCAAGCTGACCCGAACGTGGAATACGCTGAGATCGACCATGTCATGTCGATCAACGTAACGCCGAATGATCCGTCCTACGCTTCCCAATACCACCTGCCGAAGATCCAAGCTCCGCAAGCTTGGGACTACCAAAAAGGTTCCACCGCGGTAAAAATCGCGATCGTAGACACCGGTGTTGACCTCACGCATCCGGACCTGTCCGGCAAAATCATTGCGGGTTACAACTTCGTCAGCGGCAACACCAACGCGAACGATGACCAAGGTCACGGCACGCACTGCGCAGGGATCGCGACCGCTTCCACCAACAACAGCAAAAACGGTGCTGGCGTGGACTGGAACGCTCGCATCATGCCGGTGAAGGTTCTGAACTCCGCCGGTTCTGGCTATACCTCTGACATCATCGACGGCGTCTACTGGGCAGCTGACCACGGCGCGAACGTCATCTCGATGTCTCTTGGCGGCGGCGCTTTCTCCTCCACCTTCCAAACGGCCATCAACTACGCATGGAGCAAAGGCGCTGTGATCGTAGCTGCTGCCGGCAACAACGGCAACACCGCCGTTCAATACCCGGCGAACTACTCGAACGTGCTGTCTGTCGCTGCGACCACCAGCACCGACGCAAAAGCTTCCTTCTCCACGTACGGCACTTGGGTAGACATCGCAGCACCGGGCAACGCCATCTACTCCACCGCTCGTGGCGGCGGCATGACCACCATGTCCGGTACTTCGATGGCGACTCCGGTCGTGGCAGGCGTGGCAGGTCTGGTCTGGGCACGCTACGGCACTTCCGCTTCCCCGGCGACCATCGTCAACAAGATCAACAGCACGGCTGACAAGATCACCGGCACCGGTTCCTACTGGATCAACGGCCGCGTCAACGCATACAAAGCGGTCACCCTGTAA
- a CDS encoding ATP-binding protein, translated as MTIMNRLLLLVLIMAATAFFGELKMNPFGSQFRFSLGTCVYFFGLIWFRQLRPFQTGVAVGLFLLLFRSLLDVTQHGGTFWSYLPDHLPSTVYYLLFASFLAVTNLRKRLDNPLLVGITGTLGDLLGNIGELLTRNALGADHSLGPHILLVLLLFGALRSFFVVGLYNMLMIRQVRALGQQQQQQIDRLLLINSSLYEEGFYLQKSMLHIEEITRSSYGLYKQLMELEKKGQLAPAFSHRALFIAEEVHELKKDSQRILAGLDKLIKQESLRDRMPLMQLNELVIGANAKYAEMLGKEIEFSTHTDINLGTTRIYPLLSILNNLTANAVEAIPHKGRVGLEVLLHDCSIEWHVWDDGPGISAEDSEYIYQPGYTTKYDSLGNPSTGIGLSHCQDLAAMLGGSLTLVQEDGLTRFIMRMPTYALLIKEKGR; from the coding sequence ATGACGATCATGAATCGTCTGCTCCTGCTCGTCCTGATCATGGCGGCGACCGCCTTTTTTGGCGAGCTGAAGATGAACCCGTTCGGTTCGCAGTTCCGCTTTTCGCTGGGCACCTGCGTCTATTTCTTCGGCTTGATCTGGTTTCGCCAGCTCCGGCCGTTTCAGACCGGGGTGGCCGTCGGGCTGTTTTTGCTCCTCTTCCGCTCGCTGCTCGACGTCACCCAGCATGGCGGCACGTTCTGGAGCTACCTGCCCGACCATCTGCCCTCCACCGTCTACTACCTGCTGTTCGCTTCGTTTCTCGCCGTGACCAACCTGCGCAAACGGCTGGACAACCCTTTGCTCGTCGGCATCACCGGGACGCTGGGCGACCTGCTCGGGAACATCGGCGAGCTGTTGACCCGCAATGCGCTGGGCGCCGACCATTCGCTCGGTCCGCACATCTTGCTCGTACTCCTGCTGTTCGGCGCGCTCCGCTCCTTTTTTGTCGTCGGCTTGTACAACATGCTGATGATCCGCCAAGTGCGGGCGCTCGGCCAGCAGCAGCAACAGCAGATCGACCGCCTGCTGCTGATCAATTCCTCCTTATATGAAGAAGGCTTCTATCTGCAAAAATCGATGCTGCACATCGAGGAGATCACGCGCAGCTCCTATGGGCTGTACAAACAGCTGATGGAACTGGAGAAAAAAGGGCAGCTCGCCCCCGCCTTCTCCCACCGCGCGCTGTTCATCGCCGAAGAGGTGCATGAGCTGAAAAAAGACTCCCAGCGCATCCTCGCCGGGCTCGACAAGCTGATCAAGCAGGAGTCGCTGCGCGACCGCATGCCGCTCATGCAGTTGAACGAGCTGGTGATCGGCGCCAACGCCAAATACGCCGAAATGCTCGGCAAAGAGATCGAGTTCAGCACGCACACCGACATCAACCTCGGCACGACGCGCATCTACCCCCTGCTCTCGATCCTGAACAACCTCACCGCCAACGCCGTAGAAGCGATCCCGCACAAGGGGCGGGTGGGGCTGGAGGTACTGCTGCACGATTGCAGCATCGAATGGCACGTGTGGGACGACGGACCCGGAATATCGGCAGAAGACTCCGAATATATATATCAGCCTGGCTACACCACCAAGTATGATTCCTTGGGCAACCCCTCGACCGGCATCGGGCTGTCGCACTGCCAGGACTTGGCGGCGATGCTCGGCGGGTCGCTGACCCTCGTGCAAGAAGACGGTCTGACACGCTTCATCATGCGCATGCCGACCTATGCACTGCTGATCAAAGAGAAAGGAAGGTAA
- a CDS encoding amino acid ABC transporter permease encodes MEFFDPAILTEYFSDYFLIGYKNTLLASFYALIGSFLLGVIIAVFRIAPVRLLNWLGAAYVEVIRNIPILILVYVFYSGLPALNIDLDGFAAGTIGLAIYTSAFIAEAVRAGIQAVPRGQSEAARSSGLSYLQTMRYIVLPQAIKIVIPPLGNQFLNLVKNSSVLGIVAGLDLMYNADLVISDSFDTFSPYIIVALLYLTMTIPLSIFVNYLERRMARSN; translated from the coding sequence ATGGAGTTTTTTGATCCTGCGATCTTGACTGAGTACTTTTCGGATTACTTTTTGATCGGCTATAAAAATACGCTCTTGGCGTCGTTTTACGCCTTGATCGGCTCTTTTCTCCTCGGCGTCATCATCGCCGTGTTCCGCATCGCGCCGGTCAGGCTGCTGAACTGGCTTGGCGCGGCCTATGTGGAAGTGATCCGCAACATTCCGATCCTGATTCTCGTCTATGTCTTTTACTCCGGCCTGCCCGCCTTGAACATCGACCTCGACGGCTTTGCGGCCGGGACGATCGGTCTCGCCATCTACACCTCGGCGTTTATCGCCGAAGCGGTGCGCGCCGGCATCCAGGCGGTCCCGCGAGGCCAGAGCGAAGCGGCGCGCTCCTCGGGGCTGTCCTACCTGCAGACGATGCGTTACATCGTGCTCCCCCAGGCGATCAAGATCGTCATCCCGCCGCTGGGCAACCAGTTTCTCAACCTGGTCAAAAACTCTTCGGTGCTCGGCATCGTGGCCGGGCTCGACCTGATGTACAACGCTGACCTCGTGATCAGCGACTCGTTCGACACCTTCTCGCCGTACATCATCGTCGCCCTGCTCTACCTGACCATGACCATTCCGCTTTCCATCTTCGTCAACTACCTCGAACGCCGCATGGCGCGGTCGAACTAG
- a CDS encoding DUF4097 family beta strand repeat-containing protein — protein MKALKITAAVILGLLILSASISAYTWINRETRQYDEHKTFAGEKVGSVQVQTDSADLHLLPSNDDSVHIDFTGKVIQGGFGDHDYQLVAGLEGDVLKVELRREGKFQIGIYDARNVRFEVRLPEKLYAQLAVTAASADLQLAGLRAEQMTVQSSSGDIQAKDLKGQKMQFISSSGDQVLQNLSGELVLESASGDIGLRTWSGSQAVAKASSGNLSLLDMSGPVRAHASSGDIRLAMTALQEGLDLRTDSGDVRLALPDSAYFKLRFNTSSGSAAVDFPMTVKARDDHQLVAEIGDSGPEVRIATSSGDLSISTR, from the coding sequence ATGAAAGCATTGAAAATCACGGCGGCGGTGATCCTCGGTCTGCTGATCCTATCGGCTTCAATCAGCGCCTACACCTGGATCAACCGTGAAACGCGCCAGTATGATGAGCATAAAACGTTCGCGGGAGAGAAGGTCGGCTCGGTGCAGGTGCAGACCGACAGCGCTGACCTGCATCTGCTGCCCTCAAATGATGACAGCGTACATATCGACTTTACAGGCAAAGTGATCCAAGGCGGCTTCGGCGACCATGATTACCAATTGGTTGCCGGCTTGGAAGGTGATGTGCTGAAGGTGGAACTGCGGCGGGAAGGCAAGTTCCAGATCGGCATCTATGACGCGCGCAACGTGCGTTTCGAGGTCCGCCTGCCGGAAAAACTCTATGCACAGCTGGCGGTCACCGCAGCTTCGGCCGATTTGCAGCTCGCCGGTCTGCGCGCGGAACAAATGACGGTGCAAAGCTCCTCTGGCGACATTCAAGCGAAAGACTTGAAAGGGCAGAAGATGCAATTCATCAGTTCCTCTGGCGACCAGGTGCTGCAAAATCTGTCCGGGGAGCTGGTGCTGGAGAGCGCGTCGGGCGATATTGGTCTGCGCACCTGGTCGGGCAGCCAAGCGGTTGCGAAGGCGAGCTCCGGCAACCTGAGCTTGCTTGACATGTCGGGCCCAGTGCGCGCTCATGCTTCGTCGGGCGATATCCGCCTCGCGATGACCGCGCTGCAAGAAGGGCTCGACCTGCGGACAGATTCGGGCGATGTGCGGCTCGCTTTGCCGGACAGCGCCTATTTCAAACTGCGCTTCAACACGTCGTCCGGCTCGGCGGCAGTCGATTTTCCGATGACGGTCAAAGCGCGCGACGATCACCAACTGGTGGCGGAGATCGGCGACAGCGGGCCGGAAGTGCGCATCGCAACGTCGAGCGGAGATCTGAGCATCAGCACACGCTAG
- a CDS encoding S8 family peptidase, with protein MAKFNKLSGAFVAVALTVSLLPAASVSAAQADVKPAKKIENVTGTDQIIVKFAAGKSDVAQAVAAAHGADVKKTLSTGAKVLKVKGKKAEDVLAQLQADASVEFAELDHIYTIDYTPNDPSYGSQYHLPKIQAPQAWDYNQGSTAVKIAIVDTGVDLSHPDLSSKIVAGYNFVSGTTNANDDHGHGTHCAGIATASTNNSTNGAGVDWNARIMPVKVLNSAGSGYTSDIEAGVRWAADNGAKVISMSLGGGAYSSTFQSAITYAWGKGAVIVAAAGNNGNTTVQYPANYNDVLSVAATTSTDAKASFSTYGTWVDIAAPGNAIYSTAKGGGMTTMSGTSMATPVVAGVAGLVWNRFGTSASPATIVNKITSTADAIAGTGSYWIYGRVNAYKAVTM; from the coding sequence ATGGCGAAGTTCAACAAGCTTTCTGGTGCGTTCGTAGCAGTAGCTCTGACCGTATCCCTGCTGCCGGCAGCAAGCGTATCCGCTGCACAAGCGGACGTAAAACCGGCGAAAAAGATCGAAAACGTGACCGGCACTGACCAGATCATCGTTAAGTTTGCCGCTGGCAAATCTGACGTTGCTCAAGCAGTTGCTGCAGCACACGGCGCTGACGTGAAGAAGACCCTCTCCACCGGCGCAAAAGTTCTGAAAGTAAAAGGCAAAAAAGCGGAAGACGTGCTGGCTCAGCTGCAAGCTGACGCAAGCGTTGAGTTCGCAGAACTCGACCACATCTACACCATCGACTATACGCCGAACGACCCGTCCTACGGTTCCCAATACCACCTGCCGAAGATCCAAGCTCCGCAAGCTTGGGACTACAACCAAGGTTCTACCGCGGTTAAAATCGCAATCGTAGACACCGGTGTTGACCTCTCGCATCCGGACCTGTCCAGCAAAATCGTTGCTGGTTACAACTTCGTAAGCGGCACCACCAACGCGAACGACGACCACGGTCACGGCACGCACTGTGCAGGGATCGCGACCGCTTCCACCAACAACAGCACCAACGGCGCTGGCGTTGACTGGAACGCTCGCATCATGCCGGTGAAGGTTCTGAACTCCGCTGGTTCCGGCTACACTTCCGACATCGAAGCTGGCGTGCGCTGGGCTGCTGATAACGGCGCGAAAGTTATCTCCATGTCCCTGGGCGGCGGCGCTTACTCCTCCACCTTCCAATCGGCAATCACCTACGCATGGGGCAAAGGCGCTGTCATCGTAGCTGCTGCTGGTAACAACGGCAACACCACCGTTCAATACCCGGCGAACTACAACGACGTACTGTCCGTTGCTGCTACCACCAGCACTGACGCGAAAGCTTCCTTCTCCACCTACGGCACTTGGGTAGACATCGCGGCACCGGGCAACGCTATCTACTCCACCGCTAAAGGCGGCGGCATGACCACCATGTCCGGCACCTCGATGGCGACTCCGGTTGTAGCAGGTGTTGCAGGTCTGGTCTGGAATCGTTTCGGCACTTCCGCTTCCCCGGCGACCATCGTCAACAAGATCACATCGACTGCTGATGCGATCGCGGGCACCGGTTCCTACTGGATCTACGGCCGCGTCAACGCTTACAAAGCGGTTACGATGTAA
- a CDS encoding DUF6154 family protein gives MTMKFVNDLYNHYREQLVGDEEDVVIIVSGILEELEKDHLMEIIGEMSRQELYEMLGRYMVEQLRDKMERDGVGKHDGGPELTGGDIH, from the coding sequence ATGACGATGAAGTTCGTAAACGATCTCTACAACCACTACCGGGAGCAACTGGTCGGCGATGAGGAAGATGTGGTGATCATCGTCTCCGGCATCTTAGAAGAGCTGGAAAAAGACCACCTGATGGAGATCATTGGCGAGATGAGCCGCCAGGAATTGTACGAGATGCTCGGCCGCTATATGGTCGAACAGCTGCGCGACAAGATGGAGCGGGACGGCGTCGGCAAACATGACGGAGGGCCGGAGCTGACGGGCGGTGACATTCATTGA
- a CDS encoding transporter substrate-binding domain-containing protein yields MTKWKKIFSTVFVSSLTAALLVGCGSDSSAPKDNGGDTPSASATLTAIKDRDKLVAGVKYDTNLFGLKDPASGKVAGFDIDIAKALAKELTGDENKIEFKEVTSSTRIPMLNKGDIDIIIATMTITEKRREEVNFSDVYFQAGQSLLVKKGSDITGVDKLDGKTVLAVKGATSGKNVKEKAPGVKVLEFANYAEAFTALKSGKGDALTTDNSILLGMAAQDPNYVLAGDPFSDEPYGIASKKGDDEFTKTLNDFLKGLKDSGEYNKIYKKWFKEDPK; encoded by the coding sequence ATGACCAAATGGAAAAAGATCTTCTCCACCGTGTTCGTCTCGTCGCTCACCGCCGCCTTGCTGGTCGGCTGCGGCTCCGATTCGTCCGCTCCGAAAGACAATGGCGGTGACACGCCGTCCGCATCTGCCACGCTTACAGCGATCAAAGACCGCGACAAGCTGGTCGCCGGCGTCAAATACGACACCAACCTGTTTGGCCTAAAAGACCCGGCGAGCGGCAAGGTCGCAGGCTTCGACATCGACATCGCCAAAGCGCTGGCCAAGGAACTGACGGGCGACGAAAACAAGATCGAATTCAAGGAAGTCACCTCTTCGACCCGCATCCCGATGCTGAACAAAGGCGACATCGACATCATCATCGCCACAATGACGATCACCGAAAAGCGCAGAGAAGAAGTCAACTTCTCCGATGTCTACTTCCAGGCCGGGCAATCGCTGCTCGTGAAAAAAGGCTCTGACATCACCGGCGTCGACAAGCTGGACGGCAAGACGGTGCTCGCCGTCAAAGGTGCCACCTCCGGCAAAAACGTCAAAGAAAAAGCGCCGGGCGTGAAAGTGCTGGAGTTCGCCAACTACGCCGAAGCGTTCACCGCGTTGAAATCGGGCAAAGGCGACGCGCTGACCACCGACAACTCGATTCTGCTCGGCATGGCTGCCCAAGACCCCAACTACGTGCTGGCTGGCGACCCGTTCTCCGATGAGCCGTACGGCATCGCCTCCAAGAAAGGCGACGACGAGTTCACCAAGACTTTGAACGATTTCCTCAAGGGGCTGAAAGACTCCGGCGAATACAACAAGATCTACAAGAAATGGTTCAAAGAAGACCCGAAGTAA
- a CDS encoding cation diffusion facilitator family transporter encodes MMDDKQAMMKQGERGAWISIVAYLVLSALKLFVGYVSDSKALFADGLNNSTDIVASVAVLVGLRIARKPPDEDHKYGHYRAETVATFIAALIMAGVGINVLWDAIQSMVNRNFEVPNPISMWVALFSAGVMLIVAQYNLRLGKRIKSSAVLAAAADNRSDAFVSIGAFVGILGAQFGLHWLDPIAALFVAVIILKTAYEIFREAAHALTDGYDEAHLKVLEDMILDVPQVHSIIDIKARTYGSNVYVDAVIGVDAELTVGESHDITEQIEQLLFDKEQIEYVHIHVEPVAKSAGKGHP; translated from the coding sequence ATGATGGATGACAAACAAGCGATGATGAAGCAGGGCGAACGCGGCGCCTGGATCAGCATCGTAGCGTATCTGGTACTGTCTGCACTCAAATTGTTCGTCGGATACGTTTCCGACTCGAAGGCGCTGTTTGCCGACGGTCTGAACAACTCGACCGACATCGTGGCGTCTGTCGCTGTGCTGGTCGGACTGCGCATCGCCCGCAAGCCGCCCGATGAAGATCATAAGTACGGCCATTACCGCGCGGAGACGGTGGCGACATTCATCGCCGCGCTGATCATGGCGGGCGTTGGCATCAACGTGCTGTGGGATGCGATCCAGAGCATGGTGAACCGCAATTTTGAAGTGCCGAATCCCATTTCGATGTGGGTGGCGCTGTTCTCAGCCGGCGTGATGCTGATCGTCGCGCAATACAATCTGCGGCTGGGCAAGCGCATCAAATCGTCTGCCGTGCTGGCGGCCGCAGCGGATAACCGCTCCGACGCGTTCGTGTCGATCGGGGCGTTCGTCGGCATCTTGGGCGCACAGTTCGGGCTGCACTGGCTCGACCCGATCGCAGCTCTGTTCGTCGCGGTGATCATTTTGAAAACTGCTTATGAGATTTTCCGGGAAGCGGCGCACGCGCTGACCGACGGGTACGATGAAGCGCATCTGAAAGTGCTGGAAGACATGATTTTAGACGTGCCGCAGGTGCATTCGATCATCGACATCAAAGCGCGCACGTACGGCAGCAACGTATATGTCGACGCTGTGATCGGTGTCGATGCTGAGCTTACCGTAGGCGAGTCTCACGATATCACCGAGCAGATCGAGCAGCTCTTATTTGATAAAGAACAGATCGAATATGTGCACATTCATGTGGAACCGGTGGCTAAATCGGCCGGCAAAGGGCACCCTTAG
- a CDS encoding amino acid ABC transporter ATP-binding protein — translation MIQFHQINKHYGSFHVLKDIDLHVKAGEVVVIIGPSGSGKSTLLRCINRLETVTSGELLVSGMKVNEKSTNINKLRQDIGMVFQHFNLYPHMSVLKNITLAPIKVLGVSEKEALDTAMHYLQKVGIPEKANAFPSQLSGGQQQRVAIARGLAMKPKIMLFDEPTSALDPEMVGEVLDVMKSLAREGMTMAVVTHEMGFAREVADRVVFMDQGQIVEEAAPDEFFANPREERARQFLSRLMNH, via the coding sequence ATGATTCAATTCCATCAGATCAACAAACATTACGGTTCTTTCCATGTGCTCAAAGACATCGACCTGCACGTCAAAGCGGGCGAAGTGGTCGTGATCATCGGCCCGTCCGGCTCCGGCAAAAGCACGCTGCTGCGCTGCATCAACCGTCTGGAGACGGTGACCAGCGGCGAACTGCTCGTAAGCGGCATGAAGGTGAACGAGAAGTCCACCAACATCAACAAGTTGCGTCAGGACATCGGGATGGTCTTTCAGCACTTCAATCTCTATCCGCACATGAGCGTCTTGAAAAACATCACGCTCGCCCCGATCAAAGTGCTGGGCGTCTCCGAAAAAGAGGCGCTGGACACGGCGATGCACTATTTGCAGAAAGTCGGCATCCCCGAGAAAGCCAACGCTTTCCCGTCTCAGCTGTCCGGCGGCCAGCAGCAGCGTGTAGCGATCGCCCGCGGCTTGGCGATGAAGCCGAAGATCATGCTGTTTGACGAGCCGACCTCGGCGCTCGACCCGGAGATGGTCGGCGAAGTGCTCGACGTGATGAAAAGCCTGGCCCGTGAAGGCATGACGATGGCGGTGGTCACGCACGAGATGGGTTTTGCCCGCGAAGTGGCCGACCGCGTCGTGTTTATGGACCAGGGGCAGATCGTCGAAGAGGCGGCGCCCGATGAATTTTTCGCCAATCCGCGCGAAGAGCGGGCGCGCCAGTTTTTAAGCCGTTTGATGAACCACTAA